The proteins below come from a single Paludibacter jiangxiensis genomic window:
- a CDS encoding T9SS type A sorting domain-containing protein — MKNFYPQINFVQTETELTTRITSSSSVNKLLGKTCFLRTLISLLLCFYIGTSFGQSAGDYRSVNSGNWTDLSAWQRYDGTNWVTPTAAQGYPGQYAGTGAVTIQNGNNIVLNVVFASTQTFTSLTIVGLDSSNWSALTIDGTLGDSKNQLFLYLSQLTINNFGRIIWITNPAALIIPQAAVLTINGGELRGNASNGSQRLDLGDKNTIFATSATGNGPGTYTFDQINAVSTSLNALLSAPSPLCYGDNIVLTSAYSIQSNIGTTTPGGSTPGIAYSLLEGGTLLSSGTWPFANPLQTINAISVNALSGKAPGTYTYTLKIITYLGSAIFYNSKDITVIVRSSGTWLGVTNTDWFTASNWCGGVPTSSTDVYISTGVTYQPTIVYSSSFPDGAVCKSLTIHNGAKVTIAAGSSSTTPGGSLNVQNTITNNAGVDGLTIKSAANCPNGTLIFHNAPSAPVLATVEMYNKAYYDPAGPAGYKYKWQFFGIPLQGPVPPLPTCYGSYVRENDESQQTSSHTAVWTNASSLSSFRGYEITQTSPKTLYFQGQLTNSNYAYPITCSPSGAYPGNNILGNSYTAAINISTMGFGDNTEQAVYLYNTGSFADWQSNSGGTANGTNPGQYTVSTPGTAGTGGIPAEIPSMQGFMVKCTANSTFTFNYSWVKSNATVQRVKAFRTNEQPKIFTIIDVQGKRYGDRMWIFTDPLCSHTFNNGWDGRKFLGSSLTPQLYAVEPDGSYQIEAVDDINNTCLGFKPGEDASYTLTFTHTANTFDHYTQGIYLVDLVTDKVTNISQSGSQYTFTVSSSDPENRFKIITGKTSKMSASTVLPTTYSRSDINVFNNGRTIIINNNSSTSGQLSIYDMTGRLVEYIDFGAMEEKIVNTQLPFGVYIAKASTNTMKITKRLIIGK; from the coding sequence ATGAAGAATTTTTACCCCCAGATTAATTTCGTTCAAACTGAAACGGAATTAACAACCAGAATTACATCCTCATCTTCTGTTAACAAGCTTTTGGGCAAAACCTGTTTTTTGCGTACGTTGATTAGCTTGCTCCTGTGTTTTTATATAGGTACCTCATTTGGACAATCGGCAGGTGACTACAGATCTGTGAATTCGGGTAACTGGACAGATCTAAGTGCATGGCAGCGATATGACGGAACCAACTGGGTTACACCAACAGCAGCACAAGGATATCCCGGGCAATATGCAGGAACCGGAGCTGTAACAATTCAAAACGGGAATAATATAGTTTTGAATGTCGTCTTTGCTTCAACTCAGACTTTTACAAGTTTAACAATAGTAGGATTAGACAGTTCCAACTGGAGTGCATTAACTATAGATGGAACACTTGGAGATTCCAAAAATCAGTTGTTTCTGTACCTCAGCCAATTAACAATAAATAATTTCGGGAGGATTATATGGATTACCAATCCTGCAGCATTAATCATCCCACAAGCTGCTGTTCTTACAATTAACGGAGGGGAATTGCGGGGCAACGCAAGTAACGGATCTCAGCGTCTTGATCTTGGAGATAAAAATACAATATTTGCTACCAGTGCCACAGGAAATGGTCCCGGCACTTATACATTCGATCAGATTAATGCTGTTTCAACTTCATTAAATGCACTTCTTTCAGCACCATCGCCATTGTGCTATGGAGATAACATTGTTCTTACATCGGCCTATTCAATTCAGAGTAACATCGGAACCACCACACCCGGTGGATCCACACCCGGGATTGCATATTCATTATTGGAAGGCGGCACATTGTTAAGCAGCGGAACTTGGCCTTTTGCCAACCCATTACAAACCATAAATGCAATATCTGTCAACGCGTTATCTGGGAAAGCCCCCGGCACGTACACCTACACACTGAAAATAATCACCTATTTAGGTAGTGCAATCTTTTATAATTCCAAAGATATTACTGTCATCGTTCGGTCTTCCGGCACCTGGTTAGGTGTCACAAATACCGACTGGTTCACCGCGAGCAACTGGTGTGGAGGAGTTCCGACTTCATCCACAGATGTATATATTTCCACAGGTGTAACATATCAGCCAACTATAGTATATTCTTCATCTTTCCCGGATGGAGCTGTCTGCAAATCGCTTACTATCCATAATGGAGCAAAGGTAACCATTGCAGCAGGGTCCTCTTCAACGACCCCGGGAGGCTCTTTAAACGTGCAAAATACAATCACAAACAATGCCGGAGTTGACGGGTTGACCATAAAAAGCGCGGCCAATTGCCCCAATGGTACACTTATATTTCATAATGCGCCATCAGCTCCGGTATTGGCAACCGTTGAAATGTATAACAAAGCATATTACGATCCGGCAGGGCCAGCCGGATATAAATACAAATGGCAGTTCTTTGGAATTCCGCTGCAAGGTCCGGTTCCTCCTTTACCAACCTGCTACGGTTCATATGTACGTGAAAACGATGAATCGCAGCAAACTTCATCGCACACCGCAGTGTGGACCAACGCTTCTTCGCTGAGTTCGTTCAGAGGATATGAGATTACGCAGACGTCGCCTAAAACCCTTTATTTCCAGGGACAATTGACAAACAGCAATTATGCATATCCGATCACATGTAGTCCTTCTGGCGCGTATCCGGGCAATAATATTCTTGGAAACTCCTATACGGCAGCTATTAATATAAGCACAATGGGCTTCGGAGATAATACGGAACAGGCTGTATACTTGTATAATACCGGGTCTTTTGCAGACTGGCAATCAAATAGCGGAGGAACAGCTAATGGAACCAATCCCGGTCAGTACACTGTTTCTACTCCCGGCACTGCCGGCACTGGTGGAATTCCGGCAGAGATTCCTTCAATGCAGGGGTTTATGGTTAAGTGTACCGCAAATAGCACCTTCACGTTCAATTATTCGTGGGTGAAGAGCAATGCTACCGTTCAACGTGTCAAAGCTTTCAGAACAAATGAGCAACCCAAAATATTCACCATCATCGACGTACAAGGTAAGCGATATGGCGACCGCATGTGGATATTCACAGATCCTCTTTGTTCTCATACGTTTAACAACGGTTGGGACGGAAGAAAATTCCTGGGTTCAAGCCTGACTCCTCAACTGTATGCTGTAGAGCCGGATGGAAGCTACCAAATTGAAGCTGTTGATGATATAAACAATACTTGTCTGGGATTTAAACCCGGAGAGGATGCTTCATACACGCTGACATTTACCCATACAGCCAACACCTTTGACCATTATACCCAAGGTATCTATCTGGTTGATTTAGTTACCGACAAGGTCACCAATATTAGTCAAAGCGGGTCTCAGTATACATTTACAGTCTCTTCTTCCGACCCGGAGAATCGTTTCAAAATTATTACCGGAAAGACTTCGAAAATGAGTGCTTCAACTGTCTTACCAACCACATACAGTAGATCAGACATCAACGTATTTAACAATGGCAGAACAATAATCATAAATAACAATAGTAGTACATCCGGTCAATTATCGATTTATGACATGACGGGCAGGCTGGTAGAATATATTGATTTCGGAGCAATGGAGGAGAAGATTGTGAACACACAGCTTCCTTTTGGAGTTTATATTGCCAAAGCATCGACAAATACAATGAAAATCACAAAACGCCTGATCATAGGAAAATAG